The genome window GTGTGGCGGAGCCGCGGTGGATTTTCTCGTCCGCGGCTCCGCCTCTTCGCTTCGGGTTCATCGTCGTCAGTTCCTGAAGAACCAGCGCACCCCATACAGCGCGCGCGAGCCGGCGATACGGGTGCCGGGGATGTCGAGGCCGGGCGCGTTGAAGGCGTTGTCGAGGCGGTAGAAGACGCGCACGTCCACGATGCGGACCTGCACGAAGAGGTTGAAGACGGTGTAGCGCGGGGTGAGGACCGTCGTCTCCTCGGTGTCGCCGGGGAGGGTGCTGCGGCCGCGGCCCACCGCCTCGATCCGAAACAGCGGCTCCAGGTTTCCGTCGCGGTAGACGTTGCGGAACTCCAGCGCGCCCCGGCCGAAGTAGGTCGGGAGGTAGCGCCGCGTCACCGTATCCAGGCGGCGGACGAACCAGCCGTCGAAGCGCACGGTCTCCCAGAAAACCGGCGCGGACGCGTACCCCTCCAGCGCCGTGACCGCGCCGCCGTCCGCGAGGCCCGCGCCTCGATCGAACGAGAGGCCGTAGGGCGCGACCGACTCCACGTCGTGCGCGACGAACGCGGCGCCGAGCTGGTACGGGCCGCGCGCCAGCTCGGCCCCCGCGCGAAGGCCGGCGAGCGTCGGCTCCAGGAGGCGGATCACGCCGATCGTGTCGGGCACCTCGAGCGGGGGGCGACCCACGAGCCCGCCAAAGGTGCGCAGCGAGAGCGCGGTGTCGGCCAGGAACGGGATGGCGCGCACGCCGGCGCCGATCTGGCCGAAGACCGTGACGCCGGCGAAGGGACCGGCCCGCACCATCGCGTCCGTCTCGGTGCCCGCCTCGCCGCCGAGCGTGCGCAGGCGCACCTCGCCGCGCGCCGTCAGCCAGGGGAGCGGCGCCAGGACGGCGCGCGCGGAGAGCTCGCTGGCGTTGGGCGCGTACGACCCCTCGTTGCCCCGGTGCAGGCGGAACGCGCCGGAGACGTTGCCGATGCCGATGTCCATGGTCGCGCGGCCGAACCCCTGCACGGAGCTGACGTCCGCGTTGATGGAGTCGGCCGCGGCGGGCGACTCGCGGCTCTGCCCGATCCCCGCATCCACCCAGAGGCGGTTCAGGAAGCGTCCGCGCCCGCGCAGAACGATCTCATTGCGGTCGAGGCTCTCCTGCAAAAAGATCGCGCTCCCCGCCTCCTGCTCCGTGTCGATGGCGGAGCGGCGGTAGTCGAGCTGAAGGCCGAAGTCGGGGCGGAACTGGTAACTAAGGCGGCCCATCAGCGTGTTTATGCTGAATGGGTCCAGCCGTCGGAATCCTGCGCTCTGCGACAGGTCGAGCCCCGCCTGCATCATGAACCGCCGCCCCAGCGGGCGCGAGAAGTAGCCGCGCAGGATCCGCGAGTTGAAGTCGCCGTCCGCGCCCTCGATCATCGCGAAGGCGCGCGCGTCGGGGAGGCGAAAGGTGGAGATCTCCACCCGCACCTCGTTCAGGTCGCGCTCCACCCGCAGCGCGGTAACGTCCACCAGCGGGATGCGCTGCAGGTCGAAGGAGGCGCCGTTCAGCGCGCGCATCTCCCAGCCGTCCAGGAAGACTCGGAAGCGCCCGCCGCCGCCGCCCAGAAGCGCCACTCCCGCCGGCCGTCCGAAGTTGCCCGACCGGGTGATCAGGATTCCCGAGATGCGGTCGAGCAGCTCCAGCAGCGTGAGGCTGTGGTAGCGGCCCAGCTCCTCGCGCGTGAACTCCCACACCGCAGCGCCGAAGCTGGGCGCTCCCGCCGCGACCGGGAACTCGGGAAAGTTGGGCGCAGGCGTGAGCGTGTCCGCCGCCGCCGAGTCGCGCGCCGTGCTGTCGGGGCGCGGCCGGTCCGGCAGGGTGTCGGCGCGCAGTGCCTCGGGCGGCACCGTCACCTGGATGGTGTCGCGGCGCGGCGGACGAGGCACGGTGTCGCGCGGTGCCGGGCGCGGAACGGTGTCGCGCGGAACCTGCGCGGCGAGTGGAGACGCCGCGAAGTGCGCACCGAGGGCCGCCGCGATGATGGCGGCGGCCCGGAGCGGGGCGCAGGGGCGGAGGATCCGCGTCAACCCGTCCCCGCGCGCGCCAGCACCCAGTCTACGAAGAGGCGCGTCGGCACCCCGGTGGCGCCTTTCACCTGGTACGACAGCTTCCCCTCGCCCCACGCGGTGCCCGCCACGTCCAGGTGGGCCCACGGGTACGACACGAACTCGCGCAGGAACCAGCCGGCGGTGATGGCGCCGGCCGGGCGCCCGCCGCTGTTCTTGATGTCCGCGTAGTCGCTGCGGATCTGCTCGCGGTACTCCTCGTACATGGGGAGCTGCCAGCAGCGCTCGCCCGTGCGGTCGCCCGCGGCGCGCACCTCGGCGATCAGCGCCTCGTCGTTGCCCATGACGCCGGTGGCCTGGTGCCCCAGCGCGATGACGCAGGCGCCGGTCAGCGTCGCCGCGTCCAGCACGGCAACCGGATCGAAGCGGCGCGCGTAGGAAAGGGCGTCGGCCAGGATCAGCCGCCCCTCCGCGTCGGTGTTCACCACCTCGAACGTCTTGCCGGAGTGGGCGCGGAAGATGTCGCCCGGCTTCATGGCGCGTCCGCCCAGCAGGTTCTCGCTGGAGGGGACGATCCCGATCACGTTCGCCCGCACCTTGAGCTCACCGATCGCCTGCATGGCGCCGAGGACGCCCGCCCCGCCGCACATGTCGAACTTCATCTCCTCCATCCCCTGCCCCGGCTTGATGGAGATGCCGCCCGCATCGAAAGTCAGCCCCTTACCGACAAGCACCAGCGGCCGGTCACCCTCGGCACCGCCGCGGTGCTCCAGCACGATGAAGCGGGGCTCCTCGTCGGTGCCGCGCGCCACGGCCAGGAGGGCGCCCATCCCCTCAGCCTCCATCTCCGCCGGGCCCAGGATGGTGACGTTCATCCCGTGCTCGCGACCGATCCGCTCGGCCACATCCGCCAGGTAGGTGGGCGTGGCGATGTTGCCGGGGAGGTTGCCCAGGTTCCGCGCCAGGTTCTCCGCGCGCGCCGCGATCTCGCCGATGCGCGCACCCTCCGCCGCGGCGCCTTCATCCGCGCCGTCGGGGAGGAGGATGGTGACGGAACCGAGCTCGACCGGCGCGGACTGGCCTTCGGGGAGCGCCTTCAGCTCGGTGAAGGTGTAGGCGCCCAGCACCACGCCCTCGGCAACGGCGCGAGCGGCCTCGTGCGCACCCACCGCGCTCGCGGGAAGGAGGACGGTGGCCTCGGCGGCGCGCGCCTTCGCTGCCTGCTTGGCGGCGATCCCGCCCAGGCGGCGCAGCTTCTCCGCCGTCAGCGCGTCCGCCTTCCCCACGCCTGCCAGCAGGATGCGCTCGGGACCGGAGGCGGGGTAGAGGAGGACGCTCTCCCCTTCCTTGCCGGTGAGATCGCCGCGGGCGTGCGCGGCGGCGGCCTCGGCGCCGAGGGCCGCATCGGGAGCGGCGCCCTCGAAGACGGGGGCCACGAGCAGCGGGGTCCGCTGCCCGGCCGGGCCGGCGCGGCGAACGGAGATCTTCATCAGGATGCTTTGCTTGCCATGGGAAAACGAACCGCCCGGCGTCGCTTGGATTGCCGGGCGGCACGTACACCCTACATGTGGGCGATGATCCGGCGGCCGAACTCGGAGCACGACACCTTGGTGGCGCCCTCCATCAGCCGCTCGAAGTCATAAGTAACGGTCTTGGCGCTGATCGCGCCTTCCAGCCCCTTGATGATCAGGTCCGCAGCCTCTCCCCAACCCAGGTAGCGGAGCATCATTTCGCCCGAGAGGATCACCGAGCCCGGGTTGACCTGGTCCTTGCCGGCGTACTTGGGCGCGGTGCCGTGCGTCGCCTCGAAGATGGCGTGACCAGTAACGTAGTTGATGTTCGCCCCGGGGGCGATCCCGATGCCGCCCACCTGCGCCGCGAGCGCGTCGGATACGTAGTC of Longimicrobium sp. contains these proteins:
- a CDS encoding TonB-dependent receptor plug domain-containing protein, encoding MTRILRPCAPLRAAAIIAAALGAHFAASPLAAQVPRDTVPRPAPRDTVPRPPRRDTIQVTVPPEALRADTLPDRPRPDSTARDSAAADTLTPAPNFPEFPVAAGAPSFGAAVWEFTREELGRYHSLTLLELLDRISGILITRSGNFGRPAGVALLGGGGGRFRVFLDGWEMRALNGASFDLQRIPLVDVTALRVERDLNEVRVEISTFRLPDARAFAMIEGADGDFNSRILRGYFSRPLGRRFMMQAGLDLSQSAGFRRLDPFSINTLMGRLSYQFRPDFGLQLDYRRSAIDTEQEAGSAIFLQESLDRNEIVLRGRGRFLNRLWVDAGIGQSRESPAAADSINADVSSVQGFGRATMDIGIGNVSGAFRLHRGNEGSYAPNASELSARAVLAPLPWLTARGEVRLRTLGGEAGTETDAMVRAGPFAGVTVFGQIGAGVRAIPFLADTALSLRTFGGLVGRPPLEVPDTIGVIRLLEPTLAGLRAGAELARGPYQLGAAFVAHDVESVAPYGLSFDRGAGLADGGAVTALEGYASAPVFWETVRFDGWFVRRLDTVTRRYLPTYFGRGALEFRNVYRDGNLEPLFRIEAVGRGRSTLPGDTEETTVLTPRYTVFNLFVQVRIVDVRVFYRLDNAFNAPGLDIPGTRIAGSRALYGVRWFFRN
- a CDS encoding leucyl aminopeptidase yields the protein MKISVRRAGPAGQRTPLLVAPVFEGAAPDAALGAEAAAAHARGDLTGKEGESVLLYPASGPERILLAGVGKADALTAEKLRRLGGIAAKQAAKARAAEATVLLPASAVGAHEAARAVAEGVVLGAYTFTELKALPEGQSAPVELGSVTILLPDGADEGAAAEGARIGEIAARAENLARNLGNLPGNIATPTYLADVAERIGREHGMNVTILGPAEMEAEGMGALLAVARGTDEEPRFIVLEHRGGAEGDRPLVLVGKGLTFDAGGISIKPGQGMEEMKFDMCGGAGVLGAMQAIGELKVRANVIGIVPSSENLLGGRAMKPGDIFRAHSGKTFEVVNTDAEGRLILADALSYARRFDPVAVLDAATLTGACVIALGHQATGVMGNDEALIAEVRAAGDRTGERCWQLPMYEEYREQIRSDYADIKNSGGRPAGAITAGWFLREFVSYPWAHLDVAGTAWGEGKLSYQVKGATGVPTRLFVDWVLARAGTG